Proteins encoded by one window of Chondromyces crocatus:
- a CDS encoding Kelch repeat-containing protein: MKTRSLLQQLASPGHIPAALCLLVLTSAGCGDEGASARHALTQEARSAQGSGPTDLWSEVAPLSAPRTLHTMTLLQDGTPFVVGGLRTDTFDWLDTTETFDPTTDTWTPRASLPYPFSGHEAVLLTDGRVLVSGNVDDVAQIYDPAADAWSATTFMIFTGGTATLLEDGTVLVAGGFFDFDENLSFSVYDPQTNALLHTAPLPNGWNNATATRLADGRVLMAGGWRWDYSSMDGEQQVTLADAALFDPVTRTWTATAPMHLARLGHSAVLLGDGRVLVTGGDFGTGTDSAELYDPAAGTWTQTTPMHTARANHTITLLPSGRAVVAGGYNSQGVDSVEAYDASTDTWTELSPLNVPRLNHRAVLVPGAGLLLAGGKSGGLFDDGLSSVEIHPFGQGILGSTCAIGDECESAFCHGDVCVDSLPGTGGAGGAGGGGGDEGVGGTGQGGAGGQPGNPTSGAGGSSNDDGGCQLAAGAGTSATGLSGWLAMAGMAWLASRRRRQR; encoded by the coding sequence GTGAAGACACGTTCCCTTCTGCAGCAGCTCGCCTCTCCTGGTCACATCCCGGCTGCGCTCTGCCTGCTCGTGCTCACGTCCGCAGGCTGCGGTGACGAGGGCGCCTCGGCCCGCCATGCGCTCACCCAGGAGGCCCGCAGCGCCCAGGGGAGCGGGCCCACCGATCTCTGGAGCGAGGTCGCCCCGCTGTCCGCACCGCGGACGCTGCACACCATGACGCTCCTGCAGGACGGCACCCCCTTCGTGGTCGGCGGACTGCGCACGGACACCTTCGACTGGCTCGACACTACGGAGACCTTCGACCCGACGACCGACACCTGGACCCCACGCGCTTCGCTCCCGTACCCCTTCTCTGGTCACGAGGCCGTGCTCCTGACCGACGGCCGCGTGCTCGTCTCCGGCAACGTCGACGACGTGGCGCAGATCTACGATCCCGCAGCCGACGCCTGGTCGGCCACAACCTTCATGATCTTCACCGGCGGGACCGCGACCCTGCTCGAGGACGGCACTGTGCTCGTCGCTGGAGGGTTCTTCGACTTCGACGAAAACCTCAGCTTCTCGGTCTACGACCCACAGACCAACGCCCTGCTCCACACGGCCCCGCTCCCGAACGGCTGGAACAACGCGACCGCCACGCGCCTCGCCGACGGCAGGGTGCTGATGGCCGGCGGGTGGCGCTGGGACTACAGCAGCATGGATGGCGAGCAACAGGTGACCCTCGCCGACGCCGCGCTCTTTGACCCGGTGACCCGCACCTGGACGGCGACCGCTCCGATGCACCTCGCGCGCCTGGGGCACAGCGCGGTCCTGCTCGGGGACGGGCGCGTGCTCGTCACCGGCGGAGACTTCGGTACCGGGACGGACAGCGCGGAACTCTACGATCCCGCGGCCGGCACCTGGACGCAGACCACCCCCATGCACACCGCGCGTGCCAATCACACCATCACCCTGCTCCCAAGCGGACGCGCCGTCGTGGCAGGCGGCTACAACAGCCAGGGCGTCGACTCCGTCGAAGCGTACGACGCCAGCACCGATACCTGGACCGAGCTGTCCCCGCTCAACGTCCCCCGCCTCAATCACCGTGCCGTCCTGGTTCCCGGGGCCGGGCTGCTCCTCGCAGGCGGCAAGTCCGGCGGCCTGTTCGACGATGGCCTGAGCAGCGTCGAGATTCATCCCTTCGGCCAGGGGATCCTCGGCTCGACATGCGCCATTGGCGACGAGTGCGAGAGCGCCTTCTGCCACGGCGACGTCTGTGTCGACTCCCTGCCAGGTACGGGTGGCGCTGGTGGCGCCGGTGGCGGAGGCGGTGACGAGGGCGTGGGCGGCACCGGTCAAGGAGGCGCAGGCGGTCAGCCGGGCAATCCGACGAGCGGCGCCGGCGGAAGCTCGAATGACGATGGTGGATGCCAGCTGGCCGCGGGCGCAGGCACCAGCGCCACTGGTCTCTCGGGCTGGCTGGCCATGGCCGGAATGGCATGGCTCGCATCCCGACGACGCCGCCAGCGCTGA